A genome region from Desulfuromonadales bacterium includes the following:
- a CDS encoding aldehyde dehydrogenase family protein, whose amino-acid sequence VIVQGKAYEPFLAKLSAAAGRLRLGDGLKNTTDVGPLVNEKGLNKVLNYIRIGQEEGAHLHTGGVRATEKTLARGFFVEPTVFSSVTAGMRIAQEEIFGPVVAVLKCSSFEEGVKLVNSTRFGLSSAIYTRSVNLAARAERELESGIVYINASTIGAEIQLPFGGFKHSGSGHPEAGGRMGALDFFSRIKTVYRDYSGRLQKAQIDVE is encoded by the coding sequence GTCATCGTGCAGGGAAAAGCCTACGAGCCCTTCCTGGCGAAGCTGAGCGCGGCCGCCGGCCGGTTGCGCCTGGGGGACGGTTTGAAAAATACGACGGATGTCGGCCCCCTGGTCAATGAAAAGGGGCTGAACAAGGTGCTCAATTACATCCGAATCGGTCAGGAGGAGGGGGCCCACCTGCATACCGGCGGCGTCCGGGCGACGGAGAAAACCCTGGCCAGGGGGTTCTTCGTCGAGCCGACGGTCTTTTCCAGCGTGACGGCCGGGATGCGCATTGCCCAGGAGGAAATTTTCGGCCCGGTGGTGGCGGTCCTGAAGTGCAGCTCTTTCGAGGAGGGGGTGAAGCTGGTCAATAGCACCCGCTTCGGACTCTCCTCGGCGATCTACACCCGGAGCGTCAATCTGGCCGCCCGGGCCGAGCGGGAACTCGAAAGCGGCATCGTCTACATCAACGCCAGCACCATCGGTGCCGAGATCCAGCTCCCTTTCGGCGGGTTCAAACATTCCGGGTCCGGCCATCCCGAAGCCGGCGGCCGCATGGGCGCCCTCGATTTCTTCTCGCGCATCAAGACCGTCTACCGGGATTATAGCGGCCGGCTGCAAAAGGCGCAGATCGACGTGGAGTGA
- a CDS encoding GTPase — protein MSGKQHRKRIVIMGAGGRDFHNFNLLFRDNAASEVIAFTAAQIPFQEGRRYPAALAGPLYPEGIPVVDEKELESLVRDRQVDEVIFAYSDVSHQDLMGAASRVLALGADFRLVGPGKTMLQAAVPVISVCAVRTGCGKSPVTRYLCQELRAAGRHPVVVRHPMAYGRLDIREVESFRTVEDIDRYQCTLEEREEYEPLISAGIPLFAGVDYRKILHAAEGAGDVLFWDGGNNDFSFFRPDLEIVLVDPFRAGDEISHYPGLVNLLRADVVVVAKADAAPTDGLEEVRRNVAVWNPDAAVAYGRLEVAVTTPEAIAGKRVVAVEDGPTLTHGGMSFGAAVVAAHRYGAEAIADPRPWAVGSLAEVYRQFPHLEQVVPAMGYSERQLADLQATLEAVPSDLILSATPVDLKRILKLSRPLVQVHYHYREMHGNPLARMVRGVLGIKETRHAP, from the coding sequence ATGAGCGGAAAGCAGCACCGCAAGCGCATTGTCATCATGGGGGCCGGCGGCCGCGATTTTCATAACTTCAATCTCCTGTTCCGCGACAATGCGGCCAGTGAGGTGATCGCTTTCACCGCCGCGCAGATCCCCTTTCAGGAGGGACGCCGCTATCCTGCGGCTCTCGCCGGTCCGCTCTACCCGGAAGGGATCCCGGTGGTTGATGAAAAAGAGCTGGAGTCCCTGGTCCGCGACCGGCAGGTGGACGAGGTCATCTTCGCCTACAGCGACGTCTCCCATCAGGATCTGATGGGCGCCGCCTCCCGGGTTCTGGCTTTGGGGGCCGATTTCCGGCTGGTGGGGCCCGGCAAAACCATGCTGCAAGCCGCCGTACCGGTCATCTCCGTCTGCGCCGTCCGTACCGGTTGCGGCAAGAGTCCCGTCACCCGCTATCTCTGTCAGGAACTGCGCGCGGCAGGCCGACACCCGGTGGTGGTTCGGCATCCCATGGCCTATGGCCGGCTCGATATTCGCGAGGTGGAATCGTTCCGGACCGTGGAGGATATCGATCGCTACCAGTGTACTCTCGAGGAGCGCGAGGAGTATGAGCCATTGATCAGCGCCGGTATACCGCTCTTTGCGGGGGTCGATTACCGGAAGATTCTGCATGCGGCCGAGGGGGCGGGAGACGTTCTGTTCTGGGACGGAGGCAATAACGATTTCTCCTTTTTCCGCCCCGATCTTGAAATCGTGCTGGTCGACCCTTTTCGGGCGGGCGACGAGATCAGTCATTACCCGGGGCTGGTGAATCTGCTGCGCGCCGACGTCGTGGTCGTGGCCAAGGCCGATGCCGCTCCGACTGATGGCCTGGAGGAGGTGAGGCGCAACGTTGCGGTCTGGAACCCGGACGCCGCGGTGGCTTACGGTCGGCTCGAGGTCGCCGTCACCACACCGGAGGCGATTGCGGGCAAGCGGGTTGTGGCCGTCGAGGATGGGCCGACCCTGACCCACGGCGGGATGTCTTTTGGCGCTGCCGTGGTGGCGGCCCACCGGTATGGCGCCGAAGCCATCGCCGATCCCCGTCCCTGGGCTGTCGGCAGCCTGGCCGAGGTTTACCGGCAGTTCCCGCATCTTGAGCAGGTGGTCCCGGCGATGGGCTACAGCGAGCGCCAACTCGCCGACCTCCAGGCCACCCTGGAGGCGGTCCCCTCTGATCTCATCCTCAGCGCGACCCCGGTCGACCTGAAGAGAATCCTGAAGCTCTCCCGTCCGCTGGTCCAGGTCCACTACCATTACCGGGAAATGCACGGCAATCCCCTGGCCCGGATGGTCCGGGGGGTGCTGGGCATAAAGGAGACCCGTCATGCGCCGTAA